In a single window of the Streptomyces sp. NBC_00094 genome:
- a CDS encoding metal-sensitive transcriptional regulator: MTTTEADQVTPATVEAVEAVEPAGHDHGVHGYHKQKDEHLKRLRRIEGQIRGLQRMVDEDVYCIDILTQVSASTKALQSFALQLLEEHLRHCVADAAAKGGEGIDAKVEEATKAIARMMRT, translated from the coding sequence ATGACGACCACCGAGGCGGACCAGGTCACCCCCGCGACCGTCGAGGCTGTCGAGGCCGTCGAGCCCGCCGGCCACGACCACGGCGTGCACGGCTACCACAAGCAGAAGGACGAGCACCTCAAGCGGCTCCGCCGGATCGAGGGGCAGATCCGCGGTCTCCAGCGGATGGTCGACGAGGACGTCTACTGCATCGACATACTCACGCAGGTCTCGGCGTCGACGAAGGCGCTCCAGTCCTTCGCCCTCCAGCTTCTGGAGGAGCACCTGCGGCACTGCGTCGCGGACGCCGCGGCCAAGGGCGGCGAGGGCATCGACGCCAAGGTCGAGGAGGCCACGAAGGCCATCGCCCGCATGATGCGCACCTGA
- a CDS encoding DUF47 domain-containing protein, which translates to MRFRLTPRETSFYDMFAASADNIVTGSKLLMELLGAEPSARAEIAERMRAAEHAGDDATHAIFHQLNSSFITPFDREDIYNLASSLDDIMDFMEEAVDLVVLYNVEELPKGVEQQIEVLARAAELTAEAMPNLRTMDNLTEYWIEVNRLENQADQIHRKLLAQLFNGKYDAIEVLKLKQIVDVLEEAADAFEHVANTVETIAVKES; encoded by the coding sequence GTGCGATTTCGTCTGACCCCCAGGGAGACGAGCTTCTACGACATGTTCGCCGCGTCCGCGGACAACATCGTCACGGGCTCCAAGCTCCTGATGGAACTGCTCGGAGCGGAGCCTTCCGCCCGGGCCGAGATCGCGGAGCGGATGCGGGCAGCGGAGCACGCCGGCGACGACGCTACCCACGCGATCTTCCACCAGCTGAACTCCTCCTTCATCACGCCCTTCGACCGCGAGGACATCTACAACCTCGCGTCGTCCCTCGACGACATCATGGACTTCATGGAGGAGGCCGTCGACCTGGTCGTCCTCTACAACGTCGAGGAACTCCCCAAGGGTGTCGAGCAGCAGATCGAGGTCCTGGCCCGGGCGGCCGAGCTGACCGCCGAGGCCATGCCGAACCTGCGGACGATGGACAACCTCACCGAGTACTGGATCGAGGTCAACCGGCTCGAGAACCAGGCCGACCAGATCCACCGCAAGCTGCTCGCGCAGCTCTTCAACGGCAAGTACGACGCCATCGAGGTGCTCAAGCTCAAGCAGATCGTCGACGTGCTGGAAGAGGCGGCCGACGCCTTCGAGCACGTCGCCAACACGGTGGAGACCATCGCGGTCAAGGAGTCCTGA
- a CDS encoding inorganic phosphate transporter, translated as MDTFALIVTIGVALGFTYTNGFHDSANAIATSVSTRALTPRAALAMAAVMNLAGAFMGSGVAKTVSEGLIETPTGDKGMGILFAALVGAIIWNLVTWYFGLPSSSSHALFGGMVGAALAGGTEVLWGGVLDKVVIPMFISPVVGLVAGYLVMCAIMWMFRKANPHKAKRGFRIAQTVSAAGMALGHGLQDAQKTMGIVVMALVIADVQQAGDDIPVWVKIACAVMLSLGTYAGGWRIMRTLGRKIIELDPPQGFAAETTGASIMFGSAFLFHAPISTTHVITSAIMGVGATKRVNAVRWGVAKNIILGWFITMPAAALVAAASYYVVQLFFG; from the coding sequence GTGGACACCTTCGCTCTGATCGTGACCATCGGTGTCGCGCTCGGCTTCACGTATACGAACGGCTTCCACGACTCCGCCAACGCCATCGCCACCTCGGTGTCGACCCGGGCGCTGACCCCCCGGGCGGCGCTGGCTATGGCGGCGGTCATGAACCTCGCGGGTGCCTTCATGGGCAGCGGGGTCGCCAAGACCGTCAGTGAGGGGCTCATCGAGACCCCGACCGGCGACAAGGGGATGGGCATCCTCTTCGCCGCGCTGGTGGGCGCGATCATCTGGAACCTGGTCACCTGGTACTTCGGTCTGCCGTCCTCCTCCTCGCACGCGCTGTTCGGCGGCATGGTGGGCGCGGCGCTGGCGGGTGGCACCGAGGTGCTCTGGGGCGGCGTCCTCGACAAGGTCGTCATCCCGATGTTCATCTCGCCGGTCGTGGGTCTGGTCGCCGGTTACCTGGTCATGTGCGCGATCATGTGGATGTTCCGCAAGGCCAACCCGCACAAGGCCAAGCGCGGCTTCCGTATCGCGCAGACGGTGTCGGCGGCCGGCATGGCGCTCGGCCACGGTCTGCAGGACGCGCAGAAGACGATGGGCATCGTGGTGATGGCCCTGGTCATCGCCGATGTGCAGCAGGCCGGTGACGACATTCCGGTGTGGGTGAAGATCGCCTGCGCCGTGATGCTCTCGCTCGGTACGTACGCGGGTGGCTGGCGCATCATGCGGACGCTCGGCCGCAAGATCATCGAGCTGGACCCGCCGCAGGGTTTCGCGGCGGAGACGACGGGTGCGTCGATCATGTTCGGCTCGGCGTTCCTGTTCCACGCGCCGATCTCGACCACGCACGTCATCACCTCCGCGATCATGGGCGTCGGCGCGACGAAGCGCGTCAACGCGGTCCGGTGGGGTGTCGCCAAGAACATCATCCTGGGCTGGTTCATCACGATGCCGGCGGCGGCGCTGGTCGCTGCCGCGAGCTACTACGTGGTGCAGCTGTTCTTCGGCTGA
- the pstB gene encoding phosphate ABC transporter ATP-binding protein PstB yields the protein MAKRIDVSGLSAYYGAHKAIDDISMTVEPRSVTAFIGPSGCGKSTFLRTLNRMHEVTPGGRVEGKVLLDDENLYGTNVDPVAVRRTVGMVFQRPNPFPTMSIFDNVAAGLRLNGKYKKSQLNDIVEKSLKGANLWNEVKDRLNKPGSGLSGGQQQRLCIARAIAVEPDVLLMDEPCSALDPISTLAIEDLIGELKERFTIVIVTHNMQQAARVSDRTAFFNLAAVGQPGKLIELDDTERIFSNPSVQATEDYISGRFG from the coding sequence ATGGCCAAGCGAATCGACGTCAGCGGCCTCTCCGCCTACTACGGCGCCCACAAGGCGATCGACGACATCTCGATGACCGTAGAACCCCGCTCGGTGACGGCCTTCATCGGCCCCTCCGGATGCGGCAAGTCCACCTTCCTGCGCACCCTGAACCGCATGCACGAGGTCACCCCCGGCGGCCGCGTCGAGGGCAAGGTGCTGCTGGACGACGAGAACCTGTACGGGACCAACGTCGACCCGGTCGCCGTGCGCCGCACGGTGGGCATGGTCTTCCAGCGCCCCAACCCCTTCCCCACCATGTCGATCTTCGACAACGTGGCGGCGGGCCTGCGTCTCAACGGCAAGTACAAGAAGTCCCAGCTCAACGACATCGTCGAGAAGTCCCTCAAGGGCGCGAACCTCTGGAACGAGGTCAAGGACCGCCTGAACAAGCCGGGCTCCGGCCTCTCCGGCGGTCAGCAGCAGCGCCTGTGCATCGCGCGGGCCATCGCCGTCGAGCCGGACGTCCTCCTCATGGACGAGCCCTGCTCGGCCCTCGACCCGATCTCCACCCTCGCCATCGAGGACCTGATCGGCGAGCTGAAGGAGCGCTTCACGATCGTCATCGTGACGCACAACATGCAGCAGGCCGCCCGCGTCTCCGACCGCACGGCCTTCTTCAACCTGGCGGCCGTCGGCCAGCCCGGCAAGCTCATCGAGCTGGACGACACCGAGCGCATCTTCTCCAACCCGAGCGTCCAGGCGACCGAGGACTACATCTCCGGCCGCTTCGGCTAG
- the pstA gene encoding phosphate ABC transporter permease PstA, with translation MSHAIQDRPVSVAPRRGSLSHARLPRWTPAAVAAFSIAAGIGIGLGAGWHSKVQWGMIAALLFVLTTYAVTTKVEGSRQAKDRVATSLVWVSFVLAVIPLLSLAWVTVSKGMAVLDVYFLTHSMNGVLDAEAGGGVYHALLGTIEQVGIATLIAAPIGLLTAVYLVEYGGGKLAQAVTFFVDVMTGIPSIVAGLFILATWNLMLGFGPSGFAGAMALAILMMPVVVRSTEEMLKLVPNELREASLALGIPKWRTILKVVLPTAIGGITTGVMLAVARITGETAPVLLLVFGTKLINPNPFEGAQSSLPLYVYEQYAVGTDAAVARAWAAALVLIAFVMILNLVARGIARWKAPKTGR, from the coding sequence ATGAGCCACGCCATACAGGATCGTCCGGTCTCGGTCGCACCGCGCCGCGGATCGCTCTCCCACGCCCGCCTCCCGCGCTGGACCCCGGCCGCCGTCGCCGCGTTCTCCATCGCCGCCGGCATCGGGATCGGCCTCGGCGCCGGCTGGCACAGCAAGGTCCAGTGGGGCATGATCGCCGCCCTGCTCTTCGTCCTCACGACGTACGCCGTCACCACCAAGGTCGAAGGCAGCCGCCAGGCCAAGGACCGCGTCGCCACCAGCCTCGTCTGGGTCAGCTTCGTCCTCGCCGTCATCCCGCTGCTCTCCCTCGCCTGGGTCACGGTCAGCAAGGGCATGGCCGTCCTCGACGTCTACTTCCTGACCCACTCGATGAACGGCGTCCTCGACGCCGAGGCCGGCGGCGGCGTCTACCACGCCCTGCTCGGCACCATCGAGCAGGTCGGCATCGCGACCCTGATCGCGGCCCCGATCGGCCTCCTCACCGCGGTCTACCTCGTCGAGTACGGCGGCGGGAAGCTCGCCCAGGCCGTCACCTTCTTCGTCGACGTCATGACGGGCATCCCGTCGATCGTCGCCGGCCTCTTCATCCTCGCCACCTGGAACCTGATGCTGGGCTTCGGCCCCTCCGGTTTCGCCGGCGCGATGGCCCTCGCCATCCTGATGATGCCGGTCGTGGTCCGCTCCACCGAGGAGATGCTCAAGCTCGTCCCGAACGAGCTCCGCGAGGCCTCCCTCGCCCTCGGCATCCCCAAGTGGCGCACCATCCTGAAGGTGGTCCTGCCCACCGCGATCGGCGGCATCACCACGGGCGTCATGCTCGCGGTCGCCCGCATCACCGGTGAGACGGCCCCCGTCCTGCTCCTCGTGTTCGGTACGAAGCTCATCAACCCGAACCCCTTCGAAGGCGCCCAGTCCTCCCTGCCGCTCTACGTGTACGAGCAGTACGCGGTCGGCACCGACGCCGCCGTGGCCCGCGCCTGGGCCGCCGCGCTCGTCCTGATCGCCTTCGTCATGATCCTCAATCTGGTGGCCCGCGGCATCGCCCGCTGGAAGGCCCCGAAGACCGGCCGCTGA
- the pstC gene encoding phosphate ABC transporter permease subunit PstC: protein MATTTPDIQRSRRAKSASRPGDRIFSGLSRGSGITLLVIMAAIAGFLTYRAVLAISKDSTNFFTTFEWNPAGNPPVFGIAVLAFGTVVSSIIAMVIAVPVAIGIALFISHYAPRKLAKPLAYVVDLLAAVPSIIYGLWGAIFLVPYLDGLNQWLDQYMGWTYIFDKSSDGVARNLFTVGILLAIMILPIITNVTREVFLQAPKMHEEAALALGATRWEVIRMSVLPFGRSGIISASMLGLGRALGETMAVAVVLSPSFLISGHLLDPGGGTFAQNIAAKFNEANEFGRDALIASGLVLFVITLLVNGAARWIIGRRKEYSGAAA from the coding sequence ATGGCTACCACCACACCAGACATACAGAGGAGCCGGCGCGCCAAGAGCGCGTCCCGCCCCGGGGACCGCATCTTCAGCGGCCTGTCCCGAGGCTCCGGCATCACCCTCCTCGTGATCATGGCCGCGATCGCCGGCTTCCTCACCTACCGCGCCGTCCTCGCGATCTCGAAGGACAGCACCAACTTCTTCACCACCTTCGAGTGGAACCCGGCCGGCAACCCGCCGGTCTTCGGCATCGCCGTCCTGGCCTTCGGCACGGTCGTCTCCTCGATCATCGCCATGGTCATCGCCGTGCCGGTCGCGATAGGCATCGCGCTCTTCATCTCGCACTACGCACCGCGCAAGCTGGCCAAGCCGCTCGCGTACGTCGTCGACCTGCTCGCCGCCGTGCCCAGCATCATCTACGGCCTCTGGGGCGCGATCTTCCTCGTCCCCTACCTGGACGGCCTCAACCAGTGGCTCGACCAGTACATGGGCTGGACGTACATCTTCGACAAGTCCAGCGACGGCGTCGCCCGCAACCTCTTCACCGTGGGCATCCTGCTGGCGATCATGATCCTGCCGATCATCACCAACGTCACCCGTGAGGTCTTCCTCCAGGCCCCGAAGATGCACGAAGAGGCCGCCCTCGCCCTCGGCGCCACGCGCTGGGAGGTCATCCGCATGTCGGTGCTGCCCTTCGGCCGCTCCGGCATCATCTCCGCCTCCATGCTGGGCCTCGGCCGCGCACTCGGCGAGACCATGGCCGTCGCCGTGGTCCTCTCCCCCAGCTTCCTCATCTCGGGCCACCTGCTCGACCCGGGCGGCGGCACCTTCGCCCAGAACATCGCCGCCAAGTTCAACGAGGCCAACGAGTTCGGCCGGGACGCCCTGATCGCCTCCGGTCTCGTCCTCTTCGTCATCACCCTGCTGGTCAACGGCGCCGCCCGCTGGATCATCGGCCGCCGCAAGGAGTACTCGGGGGCCGCGGCATGA
- the pstS gene encoding phosphate ABC transporter substrate-binding protein PstS has product MKLSRKNGLRASAIGALVVSGALVLSACGSDNNTETPAKEGGTAKTSAAASNIACEGAKGQLLAAGSSAQKNAMDLWVKNFQAACAGVEINYQAIGSGGGITKFNQGQVAFAGSDSALKEEEVAESQKICKTGKGVNLPMVGGPIAIGYKLDGVENLVLDAPTIAKIFDNKITKWNDPAIAKLNPGAKLPDSTIQAFHRSDESGTTQNLGKYLSKAAPADWKHDPKSKSWPAQGGQAANGSSGVATAVKDAEGSIGYFELSYATANKISTVSVATGAAAPVAATTENASKAIAAAKVKGTGSDMALSLDYETKADGAYPIVLVTYEIACDKGNKAENLPTLKAFLNYTVSEEGQKVLSEAGYAPLPAEIAAKVRAIVPTLS; this is encoded by the coding sequence GTGAAGCTTTCGCGCAAGAACGGGCTTCGCGCCTCCGCGATCGGTGCCCTCGTCGTCTCCGGCGCCCTGGTCCTCTCGGCGTGTGGCTCGGACAACAACACGGAGACCCCGGCCAAGGAGGGCGGCACCGCCAAGACCTCCGCCGCCGCCTCGAACATCGCGTGTGAGGGCGCCAAGGGGCAGCTGCTCGCCGCCGGCTCCAGCGCGCAGAAGAACGCGATGGACCTGTGGGTCAAGAACTTCCAGGCCGCCTGCGCCGGTGTCGAGATCAACTACCAGGCCATCGGCTCCGGCGGTGGCATCACCAAGTTCAACCAGGGCCAGGTCGCCTTCGCGGGCTCCGACTCCGCCCTGAAGGAAGAGGAAGTCGCCGAGTCGCAGAAGATCTGCAAGACCGGCAAGGGCGTCAACCTCCCGATGGTCGGCGGGCCCATCGCCATCGGCTACAAGCTGGACGGCGTGGAGAACCTCGTCCTGGACGCCCCCACCATCGCCAAGATCTTCGACAACAAGATCACCAAGTGGAACGACCCGGCGATCGCCAAGCTGAACCCGGGCGCGAAGCTCCCCGACTCCACCATCCAGGCCTTCCACCGCTCGGACGAGTCGGGCACCACCCAGAACCTGGGCAAGTACCTCTCGAAGGCCGCCCCGGCCGACTGGAAGCACGACCCGAAGTCGAAGTCGTGGCCCGCCCAGGGTGGCCAGGCCGCCAACGGCTCCTCCGGTGTCGCCACCGCGGTCAAGGACGCCGAGGGCTCCATCGGCTACTTCGAGCTCTCGTACGCCACCGCCAACAAGATCTCCACGGTCAGCGTCGCCACCGGTGCCGCCGCCCCGGTCGCCGCCACCACGGAGAACGCCTCCAAGGCCATCGCCGCCGCGAAGGTCAAGGGCACGGGCAGCGACATGGCCCTCTCCCTCGACTACGAGACCAAGGCCGACGGCGCCTACCCGATCGTCCTCGTCACGTACGAGATCGCCTGCGACAAGGGCAACAAGGCGGAGAACCTGCCGACCCTGAAGGCGTTCCTCAACTACACCGTGAGCGAGGAGGGCCAGAAGGTCCTCTCCGAGGCCGGCTACGCCCCGCTCCCGGCCGAGATCGCCGCCAAGGTCCGCGCGATCGTCCCCACCCTGTCCTGA
- a CDS encoding recombinase family protein, translating into MPLISYARVSADRLNGESIGVTRQHRNNTRNAAALGFAVVLHYEDNNLTAAKEAVPRPAFRRMCEDIIHGHERVTGIPVRGCVSVERERVYRLPRDLVAFQDALVMAGDGVFVAGCAVLDLAEGERPGSELAEVERARTRTARSRADRAEEGRLYAGPRRFGWLGASSEPYRPGNKHRNDEEWPHLLAMVKARAAGQSWRRIAGDLNRQGVATARGGRWSEQGVKGLVANPAWWGGRILNGAVVCEPITGEPVIGQWDHADEVRDGVGYETWDAIMQGVRASRMHRGMDRLEGTPAPEAATPSRSYLFSGVLRCGRLNDLGEVCRSKLCGNRATGRNAKYGDYYRCGDANCKGIGRRVVPVDEFLERLVLDHLDEQFTGGTAEPVAWRGEKKLAELRGTRHEIEASIAAGEASWGDVRDLFLRLGRSIESLEAERREYVEAQTKRNILREWSREKWGRMVVREKRGLIAQVLSSVLVLPVPDGVSDKAPFDPDLLRPTWRREPSSGHRAL; encoded by the coding sequence GTGCCCCTGATCTCGTACGCGAGAGTCTCCGCTGACAGACTGAACGGGGAATCCATCGGTGTTACCCGCCAGCACCGGAACAACACCAGGAACGCGGCCGCCCTGGGCTTTGCCGTCGTTCTGCACTACGAGGACAACAACCTGACGGCGGCGAAGGAGGCGGTGCCGCGTCCCGCGTTTCGGCGGATGTGTGAGGACATCATCCACGGCCATGAGCGGGTGACGGGGATACCCGTCCGGGGCTGCGTCAGCGTCGAGCGCGAGAGGGTCTACCGTCTGCCACGCGACTTGGTCGCCTTCCAGGATGCTCTGGTCATGGCCGGTGACGGAGTCTTCGTTGCGGGGTGTGCCGTCTTGGATCTTGCCGAAGGCGAGCGGCCGGGGTCGGAGCTTGCCGAAGTGGAGAGGGCACGCACGCGTACGGCCAGAAGTCGTGCCGACCGGGCAGAGGAGGGCCGGCTCTACGCGGGGCCGCGCCGCTTCGGCTGGCTGGGGGCCTCCTCAGAGCCCTACAGGCCCGGCAACAAGCACAGGAACGACGAGGAGTGGCCACATCTGCTGGCCATGGTCAAGGCGCGCGCCGCAGGGCAATCGTGGCGGAGGATCGCCGGCGACCTGAACAGGCAAGGGGTCGCGACAGCTAGGGGCGGCCGGTGGTCCGAGCAGGGGGTGAAGGGCCTGGTCGCCAATCCCGCGTGGTGGGGAGGCCGGATCCTCAACGGTGCTGTGGTGTGCGAACCGATCACCGGTGAGCCGGTGATCGGGCAGTGGGATCACGCCGACGAAGTTCGGGACGGGGTCGGCTACGAGACCTGGGACGCGATCATGCAGGGTGTGCGGGCGTCACGAATGCACCGAGGCATGGACAGGCTCGAAGGGACACCCGCGCCCGAAGCCGCGACGCCCTCTCGGTCGTACTTGTTCTCCGGTGTCCTCCGATGCGGACGGCTCAACGACCTCGGAGAGGTATGCCGTTCGAAGCTCTGCGGCAACAGGGCTACGGGAAGGAACGCGAAGTACGGGGACTACTACCGATGCGGAGACGCCAACTGCAAGGGCATCGGCCGTCGGGTGGTACCCGTGGATGAGTTCTTGGAGAGGCTCGTCCTGGACCACCTCGATGAACAATTCACGGGGGGCACAGCCGAACCGGTCGCATGGCGCGGCGAGAAGAAGCTGGCCGAACTGCGCGGGACCCGGCACGAGATCGAGGCGTCGATTGCGGCAGGGGAAGCGTCCTGGGGCGATGTCCGAGATCTGTTCCTACGCCTCGGCCGGAGCATCGAGAGCCTGGAGGCGGAGCGGCGGGAGTATGTGGAGGCTCAGACGAAAAGGAACATCCTGCGCGAGTGGAGTCGCGAGAAGTGGGGCCGCATGGTGGTGCGCGAGAAGCGTGGGTTGATCGCACAGGTGCTCTCGTCGGTCCTTGTCCTGCCTGTTCCGGACGGGGTCAGCGACAAGGCGCCGTTCGACCCGGACCTGCTCAGGCCGACGTGGCGCCGGGAGCCGTCTTCCGGGCACCGCGCGCTCTGA
- a CDS encoding NUDIX hydrolase, whose amino-acid sequence MTTPDRDRDRGPILAAGCVLWRPAVSGHGIEIAVVFRPKWSDWSHPKGKLKHGEEARSGAMREVQEETGMTCAPGVELPAVRYRVQGRPKEVRYWAAEATGGSFEPNREVTRLLWLAPGAAQARLTRDRDKDLVEALLRARGARKTAPGATSA is encoded by the coding sequence GTGACCACTCCCGACCGCGACCGAGACCGCGGCCCGATCCTGGCCGCCGGGTGCGTCCTGTGGCGCCCGGCGGTTTCCGGCCACGGCATCGAGATCGCCGTTGTCTTCCGACCGAAGTGGTCGGACTGGTCCCACCCGAAGGGCAAACTGAAGCACGGCGAGGAGGCCCGGTCGGGGGCGATGCGGGAGGTCCAGGAGGAAACCGGCATGACGTGCGCTCCGGGCGTGGAGCTGCCCGCCGTGCGGTACCGGGTGCAGGGCCGTCCCAAGGAGGTCCGCTACTGGGCGGCCGAGGCCACCGGCGGCTCGTTCGAGCCGAATCGCGAAGTGACGCGGTTGCTGTGGCTCGCCCCGGGAGCCGCGCAGGCCCGTCTCACACGGGACAGGGACAAGGACCTGGTCGAGGCTCTCCTCAGAGCGCGCGGTGCCCGGAAGACGGCTCCCGGCGCCACGTCGGCCTGA
- a CDS encoding CHAD domain-containing protein, translated as MHNLDPLRDVTAGEVVAPYLHARAADFLRGLRIHGESGSDTAGTDEAARTLRAAARRISGTLHTFRPLLDAVWADQLRTELAWLSGTLALEHACTSRLVRLVDALSRLSNGSGPVPAARGSDAAGLTVGAARAGALLERQLTLARTRAHSATLQALGSARFHAVADAVALLASEVPLGPAGGAPAVEVVDAPAAVAERRLLESVAALPLARAAHPYNAEALALAAGEAQDAPWHRTRHLLRLHRYASELLHTGGEPDPVLYESARALDRHRDAAEAATAAATAARTPRIAPATAYALGVLHADQRHDVEAARFAFQHAWRRATAPVP; from the coding sequence GTGCACAACCTTGACCCCCTGCGGGACGTCACGGCGGGGGAGGTCGTGGCCCCCTATCTCCACGCCCGGGCCGCGGACTTCCTCCGCGGCCTGCGGATCCACGGCGAGAGCGGCTCGGACACGGCCGGGACGGACGAGGCGGCCCGTACGCTGCGGGCCGCCGCCCGCCGCATCAGCGGCACCCTCCACACCTTCCGGCCGCTGCTGGACGCCGTCTGGGCCGACCAGCTGCGCACCGAGCTCGCCTGGCTCTCCGGCACCCTGGCCCTGGAGCACGCCTGCACGTCGCGGCTCGTCCGGCTGGTGGACGCACTGTCCCGCCTGTCGAACGGCAGCGGACCGGTGCCCGCGGCCCGCGGCAGCGACGCGGCCGGACTCACCGTGGGCGCCGCCCGGGCCGGTGCCCTCCTCGAACGCCAGCTGACCCTGGCCCGTACGCGAGCCCACTCGGCCACCCTCCAGGCCCTCGGCTCCGCCCGCTTCCACGCGGTCGCCGACGCCGTCGCCCTCCTCGCCTCCGAGGTCCCGCTCGGCCCGGCGGGCGGCGCCCCGGCCGTCGAGGTCGTCGACGCGCCCGCCGCGGTCGCCGAGCGGCGCCTCCTGGAATCGGTGGCCGCGCTCCCGCTGGCCAGGGCGGCCCACCCGTACAACGCCGAGGCCCTCGCCCTCGCCGCCGGCGAGGCCCAGGACGCGCCCTGGCACCGGACCCGGCACCTGCTGCGCCTGCACCGGTACGCCTCCGAGCTCCTGCACACCGGCGGCGAACCCGACCCCGTCCTGTACGAGTCGGCCCGCGCCCTGGACCGGCACCGCGACGCCGCCGAGGCCGCCACGGCCGCCGCCACCGCGGCCCGCACCCCCCGGATCGCCCCGGCGACGGCGTACGCCCTCGGCGTCCTCCACGCCGACCAGCGCCACGACGTGGAGGCGGCCCGCTTCGCCTTCCAGCACGCCTGGCGCAGAGCGACGGCCCCGGTCCCGTGA